The proteins below come from a single Chryseobacterium nepalense genomic window:
- a CDS encoding NADH-quinone oxidoreductase subunit C, producing the protein MTNEFVLEAITREFPESVISSSEPYGMLTIEVKKEDLKKIVHYLKDSTLEINFLTDVCGIHYPEFPEKEIGVVYHLHNMMTNFRLRLKIFMSRENIEVDSLVDLYAGANWMERETYDFFGIKFKGHPDLRPILNMEDLGYHPMLKEYRLEDGTRTDKDDAMFGR; encoded by the coding sequence ATGACAAACGAATTTGTATTAGAAGCAATCACAAGGGAATTTCCGGAATCTGTAATCTCAAGTTCAGAGCCTTATGGAATGTTGACAATTGAGGTAAAAAAAGAAGACCTGAAAAAAATAGTTCACTATCTGAAGGACTCAACATTGGAAATCAATTTCCTCACCGATGTTTGTGGAATCCATTACCCGGAATTTCCTGAAAAAGAAATAGGAGTAGTATATCACCTTCACAACATGATGACCAACTTCAGACTGCGTCTAAAAATCTTTATGTCCAGAGAAAATATAGAAGTAGATTCCTTAGTAGACCTTTACGCAGGAGCCAACTGGATGGAAAGAGAAACCTATGATTTCTTCGGAATTAAATTTAAAGGCCATCCGGATCTCAGACCTATTCTTAATATGGAAGATCTTGGATACCACCCTATGCTGAAAGAATATCGTCTGGAAGATGGTACAAGAACCGATAAGGACGACGCAATGTTCGGAAGATAA
- a CDS encoding NADH-quinone oxidoreductase subunit B: MSDNKPIIRTDAPAPEGFEGEGFFATKLSSVIGMARKFSLWPLPFATSCCGIEFMATLNPTYDASRFGMERNSFSPRQADLLMVCGTISKKLGPVLKEVYTQMAEPKWVVSVGACACSGGIFDTYSVLQGIDKIIPVDVYVPGCPPRPEQIIEGVMQVQALAESESIRRRDMPEYQKLLDSYNISN; this comes from the coding sequence ATGTCAGATAACAAACCAATAATAAGAACAGATGCACCTGCTCCGGAAGGATTTGAAGGAGAAGGGTTTTTCGCAACGAAACTGAGCAGTGTAATCGGGATGGCCAGAAAGTTTTCTCTATGGCCGCTGCCTTTTGCAACCTCTTGTTGTGGTATCGAGTTTATGGCTACCCTCAACCCAACATATGATGCCTCAAGATTTGGTATGGAAAGAAACTCTTTCTCACCAAGACAGGCAGATTTGTTGATGGTTTGCGGAACGATATCAAAAAAATTAGGCCCCGTGCTTAAAGAAGTGTATACTCAAATGGCAGAGCCGAAATGGGTAGTATCCGTTGGTGCCTGTGCGTGCAGCGGAGGTATTTTCGATACCTATTCCGTATTGCAGGGGATCGACAAAATCATTCCTGTGGATGTATACGTTCCGGGATGTCCTCCAAGACCGGAACAGATCATTGAAGGGGTAATGCAGGTTCAGGCTCTTGCAGAAAGTGAAAGCATCAGAAGAAGAGATATGCCTGAATATCAAAAACTATTAGATTCTTACAACATAAGCAACTAA
- a CDS encoding NADH-quinone oxidoreductase subunit A, with translation MNLPESYIPILIQAGVAIGFVAISLLGAHFLGPKQKKGNSVKNQSWECGVPVEGNARTPFSIKYFLTAVLFVLFDIEIVFFYPYAVNFREFGMEGFLAVLMFVAIFFMAFFYVWKRGALDWDK, from the coding sequence ATGAATTTACCTGAAAGTTATATTCCAATCCTTATACAAGCAGGTGTTGCGATAGGTTTCGTAGCCATTTCTTTGCTTGGAGCACATTTTTTAGGTCCGAAACAGAAAAAAGGAAATTCTGTGAAAAACCAAAGCTGGGAATGTGGAGTCCCGGTAGAAGGAAATGCAAGAACACCGTTTTCAATTAAATACTTTTTAACAGCAGTACTGTTTGTATTATTCGATATTGAAATCGTATTTTTTTATCCGTATGCAGTGAACTTCAGAGAATTCGGAATGGAAGGATTCTTAGCTGTACTCATGTTTGTGGCGATTTTTTTTATGGCATTTTTTTATGTCTGGAAACGCGGTGCATTAGATTGGGATAAATAA
- a CDS encoding GNAT family N-acetyltransferase has product MSTISVIEVKTPDQLKQFVKFPMDLYKNNPYYVPSFINDEINIWNPNENPAMQYSEAKQFLAFKDNKIVGRIAVMINHKEEKELGIRKVRFGWIDFIDDPEVSKALIDTTINYAKEKKINKIEGPMGFTNLDKAGMLTLGFDKLATMIGIYNHEYYPKHLEKLGLTKEKEWVEFELQFPEILPDKIHKFNELISQKYKLKVLNFKSKEEIIEYVDPMFDLLDETYKHLSTYTPISDEQRKTYKEKYFKLIDKDYIVCVADDADQLIAFAITMPSYSTALQKSGGKLLPFGWWHFLKAGKKNDRANFYLIGIHPDYQRRGVTSIIFKEIWKLFRKKGVKYLETNPELEENKSIQLLWQDYNPVNHKRRRTYSLDII; this is encoded by the coding sequence ATGTCTACAATTTCAGTAATTGAAGTAAAAACACCGGATCAGTTAAAGCAATTCGTGAAATTTCCAATGGATCTGTATAAAAACAATCCTTACTATGTCCCATCATTTATCAATGATGAGATCAACATTTGGAATCCGAACGAAAATCCCGCCATGCAGTATTCTGAAGCGAAGCAGTTTCTGGCTTTTAAAGACAATAAAATTGTTGGCAGGATTGCCGTAATGATCAATCATAAAGAAGAAAAAGAACTGGGCATCAGAAAAGTCCGTTTCGGATGGATAGATTTCATTGACGACCCTGAAGTATCTAAAGCACTAATAGACACCACTATAAACTACGCTAAAGAAAAAAAAATCAATAAGATAGAAGGTCCTATGGGCTTTACCAACCTGGATAAAGCAGGAATGCTGACTTTAGGATTTGACAAGCTGGCAACGATGATCGGAATTTACAATCATGAATATTATCCAAAACATCTTGAAAAATTAGGCTTAACAAAAGAAAAGGAATGGGTAGAATTTGAACTTCAATTTCCGGAAATACTCCCGGATAAAATTCACAAATTCAACGAATTAATATCCCAAAAATACAAACTTAAAGTCCTGAATTTCAAATCAAAAGAAGAAATCATTGAATATGTGGACCCTATGTTTGACCTTCTCGACGAGACCTATAAACATTTGTCCACCTATACTCCCATTTCCGATGAACAGCGCAAAACATACAAGGAAAAATATTTTAAGCTGATTGATAAAGATTATATTGTATGTGTTGCGGATGATGCAGATCAGCTCATTGCTTTTGCTATTACAATGCCTTCCTATTCCACAGCTTTACAAAAATCAGGAGGGAAACTTTTGCCTTTCGGGTGGTGGCATTTTCTGAAAGCAGGAAAGAAAAACGACCGGGCTAATTTTTATTTAATAGGAATTCACCCTGATTATCAGCGAAGAGGTGTTACTTCCATTATTTTTAAAGAAATCTGGAAACTTTTCAGAAAAAAAGGAGTAAAATACCTTGAAACCAATCCCGAGCTCGAAGAAAATAAAAGCATCCAACTCCTTTGGCAGGATTATAATCCCGTGAATCACAAAAGAAGACGAACATATTCTTTAGACATTATTTAA
- a CDS encoding zinc metallopeptidase, with translation MIGYYIIIGISMLVSWWVSSRLKSKFEYYSKVHLRNGLSGKEVAEKMLRDNGINDVQVISVPGQLTDHYNPENKTVNLSEAVYMQRNAAAAAVAAHECGHAVQHKVGYSMLQLRSKLVPVVQISSNLMQFVLIAGIMIMAATQSIENPTGNRLVLAIGVIMFACTTLFAFITLPVEYDASNRAMKWLRDTGTVTAEEYVGVKDSLNWAARTYVVAAVGSLAQLLYWASLLMGGRRD, from the coding sequence ATGATAGGGTATTATATAATCATTGGGATTTCAATGCTTGTAAGCTGGTGGGTTTCATCAAGGCTCAAGTCGAAATTCGAATATTATTCAAAAGTGCATCTCCGGAACGGACTTTCCGGTAAGGAGGTGGCAGAAAAGATGCTGAGAGATAACGGAATTAATGATGTTCAGGTAATATCTGTTCCGGGACAATTAACAGACCACTACAATCCTGAAAATAAAACGGTAAATCTTTCAGAAGCTGTTTATATGCAGAGAAATGCTGCGGCAGCTGCAGTGGCAGCACATGAATGCGGACATGCTGTACAACACAAAGTAGGATATTCTATGTTGCAGCTTCGTTCGAAACTGGTACCTGTGGTACAGATAAGCTCAAATCTTATGCAGTTTGTGCTTATTGCGGGAATTATGATTATGGCTGCTACGCAGTCTATTGAAAACCCGACAGGAAACCGTTTGGTTTTGGCCATAGGAGTGATCATGTTTGCATGTACAACGCTGTTTGCTTTTATTACTCTTCCTGTAGAATATGATGCGAGTAACAGGGCAATGAAATGGTTGAGAGATACCGGTACAGTAACCGCTGAAGAGTATGTAGGCGTAAAAGACAGTTTAAACTGGGCGGCCAGAACCTATGTGGTAGCTGCTGTTGGATCACTAGCTCAGCTTTTATACTGGGCATCACTGCTTATGGGAGGCAGAAGAGATTAA
- a CDS encoding IMPACT family protein — protein sequence MLFEYKTIEKPVENILLKEKGSKFIGFAYPVNNEEELKHALEKVKSEHPKATHHCYAFRIGLNGENYRANDDGEPSGSAGLPIYNQLLANEITNVIVIVVRYYGGTKLGVSGLVKTYKESAKLTLEESHIITKELETTLEISFNFDQQNIIFTLLSKYDSKVIDFAADEKCIVTASLKLSQKESISDKLSEMQHITFNLKN from the coding sequence ATGTTGTTTGAGTACAAAACGATAGAAAAACCCGTAGAAAATATTTTATTAAAAGAAAAAGGAAGTAAATTTATAGGATTTGCTTATCCGGTAAATAATGAAGAAGAGCTTAAACATGCTTTAGAAAAAGTAAAATCTGAACATCCGAAAGCAACCCACCATTGTTATGCTTTCAGAATAGGACTCAATGGAGAAAATTATCGGGCCAATGATGACGGAGAGCCTTCGGGAAGTGCCGGACTTCCCATTTACAACCAGCTCCTTGCTAATGAAATCACCAATGTAATCGTTATTGTTGTACGCTATTACGGCGGGACAAAATTAGGGGTTTCCGGCTTGGTAAAAACATATAAGGAGTCAGCTAAACTCACTTTGGAAGAATCTCATATCATTACAAAAGAACTGGAAACAACGTTAGAAATAAGTTTCAATTTTGATCAGCAAAACATCATCTTTACACTTCTTTCAAAATATGATTCAAAAGTAATTGATTTTGCTGCCGATGAAAAATGTATAGTTACTGCATCTCTAAAACTATCACAAAAAGAAAGCATTTCGGACAAATTGTCCGAAATGCAGCATATAACTTTTAATTTAAAAAATTAA
- the ribD gene encoding bifunctional diaminohydroxyphosphoribosylaminopyrimidine deaminase/5-amino-6-(5-phosphoribosylamino)uracil reductase RibD: MQDEFYIKRCIELANKALGKTYPNPLVGSVIVHNDKIIGEGYHHKAGENHAEINAINSVQDKSLIPESTIYVSLEPCAHYGKTPPCALKIKELGFKKVVIGAMDSHDKVNGKGKKIIQDAGIEVVSGILEKECTELNKRFFTYHEKKRPYIILKLAQSGDGFMDKDFKPASISNSLVNQFVHQLRADEHAILVGTQTALNDNPALTVRNVEGVNPVRILIDFNLKVPQDFNIYNGESKTLIINAVKDEEGENIRFIKINKENFLHELMDALYKEQIQSVIIEGGSFTLQQFIDKNLWDEAIIIENENLKLENGTKAPQFDAKPEKEEIFRDNLIRFYKRKNYVV, from the coding sequence ATGCAGGACGAATTTTATATTAAAAGATGTATTGAGCTCGCCAATAAAGCATTAGGAAAAACTTATCCTAATCCGCTGGTTGGAAGTGTAATTGTGCACAACGACAAGATTATCGGTGAAGGTTATCATCATAAAGCCGGTGAAAACCATGCGGAAATCAACGCTATTAATTCGGTTCAGGACAAATCATTGATTCCGGAATCTACTATTTATGTATCGCTGGAACCCTGTGCGCATTATGGAAAAACCCCACCATGTGCGTTAAAAATCAAAGAATTGGGCTTTAAAAAAGTTGTCATTGGTGCTATGGATTCTCATGACAAAGTAAACGGGAAAGGAAAAAAAATTATCCAGGATGCAGGAATAGAAGTCGTTTCAGGAATTCTTGAGAAAGAGTGCACCGAATTAAACAAGAGATTTTTCACTTATCATGAAAAGAAAAGACCATATATTATTCTGAAATTGGCACAGTCCGGTGACGGGTTTATGGATAAAGATTTTAAACCGGCTTCCATTTCAAATTCTTTGGTCAATCAGTTTGTTCATCAACTGAGGGCAGACGAACACGCCATTCTTGTAGGAACACAGACCGCTTTGAATGACAATCCTGCTCTCACAGTACGAAACGTTGAAGGCGTAAATCCAGTGAGAATTCTGATTGATTTTAATTTGAAAGTCCCGCAGGATTTCAATATATATAACGGAGAATCAAAAACATTAATTATTAACGCTGTTAAAGATGAAGAAGGAGAAAATATCCGTTTCATAAAAATCAATAAAGAGAATTTTCTCCATGAACTGATGGATGCTTTATATAAAGAACAGATTCAGTCGGTGATCATAGAAGGAGGGAGTTTTACCCTTCAGCAATTTATTGATAAAAACCTTTGGGATGAAGCGATAATCATTGAAAATGAAAATTTAAAACTTGAAAACGGTACAAAAGCTCCGCAATTTGACGCAAAACCTGAAAAAGAAGAAATATTCAGGGATAATTTAATACGATTTTACAAGAGAAAGAATTATGTTGTTTGA
- a CDS encoding DUF349 domain-containing protein, whose product MITENNLSENEENKNFTPESPEETSEDVTPKDESVHVEEHEHDEEQEEVELSLSDTLKEMEKIINAPNAGEDFKKFNQLKEKASHYIHDEVEDKKHEYIDAGNAPENFSFEHPSQARFSALVNIFREKHDAYQKGQEEEQKKNLEHRQNIIERLKNLYTNSEPGTNLFKSIREIKEDWSKAGQVAKSEFKILNNNYFHHLNQFYQMLDLNKEFLEQEYSHNLEKRQHIIERAKQLEQEPVIQKALNELQYLHKLWKEEAEPVAEEFREKTWEEFKEISNKIHERKSELSAAIETEQNENLEKKNQIIAEIKKLSEPSENPNHNYWQNAIKRVEELRSEFLKTGSVPRKLSNQNWNDFKTTLRAFNTTKNSYYKSLKGSQQANLEEKLKLIQTAQDNQNNEEWDIAVPLFKKLQEDWKKIGHVPKSMTNKIWDEFRDACNAFFNNYREKSNASTDNWKENYKNKKALLDELKTVTNEEGSIEKIEAIKTAWNNIGKVPRDKISINTEFNKTLREKLKLNKINELELKEEGLSENQLTDKARKMKSQISDLEAEIVKLENNLAFFKNPSRENPLLKETFDSIEEKKTHLETLKQNLHSIIAGE is encoded by the coding sequence ATGATTACAGAAAACAATCTTTCTGAAAACGAGGAAAACAAAAATTTTACTCCGGAATCTCCGGAAGAAACTTCAGAAGACGTTACCCCAAAAGATGAAAGCGTTCACGTTGAAGAACATGAACATGATGAAGAACAGGAAGAGGTAGAGCTTTCCCTTAGTGATACGCTGAAGGAAATGGAGAAAATCATCAATGCTCCCAACGCCGGTGAAGATTTCAAAAAATTTAATCAGCTTAAAGAAAAAGCAAGTCATTACATCCATGATGAAGTGGAGGACAAAAAACACGAATACATTGATGCCGGAAATGCTCCCGAAAATTTCAGCTTTGAACATCCTTCGCAGGCTAGATTTTCAGCGCTGGTAAATATTTTCAGGGAAAAGCATGATGCTTACCAGAAAGGACAGGAAGAGGAGCAGAAAAAAAACCTGGAACACCGTCAGAATATCATTGAAAGACTTAAAAATCTATATACCAATTCCGAACCCGGAACCAATCTTTTCAAATCCATAAGAGAGATTAAGGAAGACTGGTCTAAGGCAGGACAGGTAGCGAAGTCTGAATTTAAAATTCTTAACAACAATTATTTCCACCATCTGAATCAGTTTTACCAGATGCTGGATCTCAACAAAGAATTTCTTGAACAGGAATACAGCCATAATCTTGAAAAAAGACAGCACATCATTGAACGTGCAAAACAGCTGGAACAGGAACCTGTCATTCAAAAAGCACTGAATGAGCTTCAGTACCTTCATAAATTATGGAAAGAAGAAGCTGAGCCGGTAGCAGAAGAATTCCGCGAAAAAACATGGGAGGAATTTAAAGAAATTTCCAATAAAATCCATGAAAGAAAATCCGAACTTTCTGCTGCCATCGAAACAGAACAAAATGAAAATCTTGAAAAGAAAAATCAGATTATTGCTGAAATAAAAAAACTTTCGGAGCCATCTGAAAACCCGAACCATAATTACTGGCAAAATGCTATTAAAAGAGTAGAAGAATTAAGATCGGAATTTCTGAAAACCGGAAGTGTGCCAAGAAAGTTGTCTAATCAGAACTGGAATGACTTTAAAACTACTTTAAGGGCTTTCAACACAACAAAGAATTCTTATTACAAATCATTAAAAGGTTCTCAGCAAGCCAATCTTGAGGAAAAATTAAAGCTGATCCAGACAGCCCAAGATAATCAGAACAATGAAGAGTGGGATATCGCGGTACCTTTATTTAAAAAGCTTCAGGAAGACTGGAAGAAAATCGGGCACGTTCCGAAAAGCATGACCAATAAAATCTGGGACGAATTCCGTGATGCCTGCAATGCGTTTTTCAATAATTACAGAGAAAAAAGCAATGCGTCTACCGATAACTGGAAAGAAAATTACAAAAATAAAAAAGCACTTCTCGATGAGCTTAAAACAGTGACCAATGAGGAAGGAAGCATTGAAAAAATTGAAGCGATAAAAACTGCATGGAACAATATCGGAAAAGTTCCCAGAGATAAGATTTCAATTAATACAGAATTCAACAAAACATTGAGAGAAAAGCTTAAACTTAATAAAATCAACGAGCTTGAACTTAAAGAAGAAGGTTTATCTGAAAACCAGCTAACCGATAAAGCAAGAAAAATGAAGAGCCAGATCTCGGATCTGGAAGCTGAAATTGTGAAACTGGAAAACAACCTTGCCTTCTTCAAGAATCCATCCAGAGAAAACCCGCTTTTAAAGGAAACATTTGATTCTATTGAAGAGAAAAAAACTCATCTGGAAACATTAAAACAAAATCTTCACAGCATTATTGCAGGAGAATAG
- a CDS encoding shikimate dehydrogenase family protein, translating to MDSNKKLGLIGRNISYSFSKKFFEDKFQKLMLKGYSYTIFDLTEIHEVNELFSVPDLIGFNVTIPYKEKIIDYLDDLSDEAKKIGAVNCVLIENGRKTGYNTDAFGFEKTLLLHKKPHQESAIILGNGGAAKAVKYILDKNNIPSVTVSRNTEINYRNLQRKTVQDHKIIIQCTPVGTFPNVEECLDFPFEGITKDHLIIDLIYNPNYTQFIIKASEKGAKTVNGYYMLEQQAEKAWEIWNFQKK from the coding sequence ATGGATTCCAATAAAAAATTAGGCCTCATCGGAAGAAATATATCATATTCTTTCTCTAAAAAGTTTTTTGAAGATAAATTTCAGAAACTGATGTTAAAAGGCTATTCTTATACTATTTTTGATTTAACAGAAATTCACGAAGTGAACGAACTTTTCTCTGTTCCTGATCTGATAGGATTTAACGTAACAATTCCTTACAAAGAAAAAATCATCGACTATCTGGATGATCTCAGTGATGAGGCAAAAAAAATTGGTGCCGTGAATTGTGTTCTGATTGAAAACGGAAGAAAGACCGGTTACAACACAGATGCTTTCGGGTTTGAAAAAACATTGCTGCTTCACAAAAAGCCTCATCAGGAATCGGCAATTATATTAGGAAACGGCGGAGCTGCAAAAGCCGTGAAATATATTCTGGACAAAAATAATATCCCATCTGTTACGGTATCCAGAAATACGGAAATAAATTATAGAAACCTGCAGAGAAAAACGGTTCAAGATCATAAAATCATCATTCAGTGTACTCCGGTGGGAACTTTTCCGAATGTTGAAGAATGCTTGGATTTTCCTTTTGAAGGCATCACAAAAGACCATCTGATTATTGATTTAATCTACAACCCAAACTATACGCAATTCATTATCAAAGCTTCAGAAAAAGGGGCAAAAACAGTGAATGGATATTACATGCTTGAACAACAGGCAGAAAAAGCCTGGGAAATTTGGAACTTTCAAAAAAAATAA
- a CDS encoding ABC transporter permease encodes MKNIAFYIASRYLLSKKGSTAVTFITWLAVGAMTVAVTAMFVIISVFSGLEDLNKELISNLHADLTIKSNSGKTLKDFDKINTVLKNNKEISNFSRVIEEKVYISYNGKGDIAYLRGVDSAYTKVNPIDKDIFYGAYPGFKYSNEVLMENSLDNRLSIPVSSNSDYATVFMPKPGTGIINKEEDIYNKKDILVTGVFPGKDQLDNYIIAPIELTEELLSLPKHSAYQIVIKLKNPDNTNSVKQQLESSLGKNVDIKTKEEENAAFWKMINTEKLFIYLIFALVIFITTFNLAGAIIILQLDKKQQAKSLVSLGLPLSHLRQIYFYTGILIVVLGIISGLILGTVLCFFQQYTEFFKANETLPFPVKIVGKNYLIVSVTAALFGFGISWVFSKISKDYITKN; translated from the coding sequence TTGAAAAATATTGCATTTTATATAGCGTCCAGGTACCTTTTGTCAAAAAAAGGAAGCACCGCGGTTACGTTTATTACGTGGCTTGCAGTAGGTGCTATGACGGTTGCCGTTACTGCAATGTTTGTCATTATTTCAGTTTTCTCGGGACTGGAAGATCTCAACAAGGAGCTCATTTCCAATCTCCATGCAGATCTTACCATTAAAAGCAATTCCGGAAAAACCCTGAAAGATTTTGATAAAATAAATACTGTTCTTAAAAACAACAAAGAAATCAGTAATTTTTCAAGGGTCATTGAAGAAAAAGTTTACATCAGCTATAACGGAAAAGGCGACATTGCCTATCTGAGAGGCGTAGATTCCGCCTACACCAAGGTAAATCCTATTGATAAAGATATTTTTTACGGAGCCTATCCTGGTTTTAAATATTCCAATGAGGTTTTAATGGAAAATTCCCTGGACAACAGGCTTTCCATTCCGGTATCTTCCAATTCTGATTATGCAACGGTATTTATGCCTAAACCTGGAACCGGCATTATCAATAAAGAAGAGGATATTTATAACAAAAAAGATATTCTTGTGACAGGGGTTTTTCCCGGTAAAGACCAATTGGACAACTATATTATCGCACCCATTGAACTTACCGAAGAGTTGTTGAGCCTTCCAAAACATTCCGCTTATCAGATTGTTATCAAACTGAAAAATCCTGATAACACAAATTCAGTAAAACAGCAGCTTGAGTCATCTTTAGGAAAAAATGTGGATATTAAAACTAAAGAAGAAGAAAATGCTGCATTCTGGAAAATGATCAATACCGAAAAATTATTTATTTATTTAATTTTTGCGCTGGTGATTTTTATTACAACCTTTAACCTTGCAGGAGCCATCATTATTTTACAACTTGACAAGAAGCAGCAGGCAAAATCTTTGGTATCACTAGGATTGCCATTAAGCCATCTTCGTCAGATTTATTTTTATACAGGAATTCTTATCGTTGTTTTGGGAATCATTTCCGGACTCATCCTGGGAACTGTACTTTGCTTTTTCCAGCAGTATACCGAGTTCTTCAAAGCCAATGAAACACTGCCATTTCCGGTAAAGATCGTAGGCAAAAATTATCTGATTGTTTCGGTTACTGCAGCACTTTTCGGGTTTGGTATTTCATGGGTATTTTCTAAAATAAGTAAAGATTATATTACTAAAAATTAA
- a CDS encoding ribosome-binding factor A, which produces MESNRQRKVAQIIQEDFAELFRKQAAESGQGILVSVSDVKVTADLGIAKIYLSIFPQEFRAAVMKEIEESKAQYRNFIGQKMAKQVRVIPNLNFYLDTTLDDVEKLDRELRGEGDNPIL; this is translated from the coding sequence ATGGAAAGCAACAGACAACGAAAAGTAGCACAGATTATACAGGAAGACTTCGCGGAGCTTTTCCGCAAACAGGCTGCAGAAAGCGGACAAGGCATTTTGGTATCGGTTTCTGATGTGAAAGTGACCGCAGATCTAGGGATCGCTAAAATCTACCTTAGTATATTTCCTCAGGAATTCCGTGCTGCCGTGATGAAAGAAATAGAAGAAAGCAAAGCGCAGTACAGAAATTTCATCGGTCAGAAAATGGCCAAACAGGTCCGTGTCATTCCTAATCTAAACTTTTATTTAGATACTACTCTTGATGACGTTGAAAAATTAGACCGGGAATTAAGAGGTGAAGGTGATAATCCTATTCTGTAA
- the mce gene encoding methylmalonyl-CoA epimerase has product MKLEHIGIAVKSLGVSDELFSKLLGKESYKKETVEREGVVTSFYEAGKSKIELLEASKEESPISKFIDKKGEGIHHLAFGVENILHEIERLKKEGFEFISEEPKEGADNKLIVFLHPKCTNGVLVELCQEKQ; this is encoded by the coding sequence ATGAAATTAGAACATATTGGTATTGCGGTAAAATCTTTGGGAGTTTCTGACGAGCTTTTTTCCAAACTTCTGGGAAAAGAATCTTATAAAAAAGAAACTGTGGAAAGAGAGGGGGTTGTTACTTCATTCTATGAGGCAGGAAAAAGTAAAATCGAGCTTCTAGAAGCCAGTAAAGAAGAAAGTCCAATCTCCAAATTTATTGATAAAAAGGGGGAGGGTATTCATCATTTGGCTTTTGGGGTTGAAAATATTCTGCATGAAATTGAACGGTTAAAAAAAGAAGGATTTGAATTTATTTCCGAAGAACCCAAGGAAGGAGCTGATAATAAATTAATTGTCTTTCTGCATCCGAAATGTACGAATGGAGTACTGGTAGAACTTTGTCAAGAAAAGCAATAA
- the acpS gene encoding holo-ACP synthase gives MIIGIGCDIVEHQICRNLNWENDIKILKRIFSNAEIDIYNLKKDLRFLAGRFAAKEAILKCLGTGMHDGISLLDIEILQSIHSKPIVRLSGEPKKIADQLKVNNWHISISHSSKFSISYVVVESI, from the coding sequence ATGATTATTGGAATTGGATGTGATATTGTTGAACATCAAATCTGTAGAAACTTAAACTGGGAGAATGATATTAAAATTCTTAAAAGAATTTTTTCAAATGCAGAAATTGATATATATAATTTAAAAAAAGATTTAAGATTTTTAGCAGGCAGGTTTGCGGCAAAGGAGGCAATTTTAAAATGTTTAGGGACTGGAATGCATGATGGAATTTCTTTACTTGACATTGAAATTCTTCAATCAATACATAGCAAACCAATAGTTAGGCTAAGTGGAGAACCAAAAAAAATAGCAGATCAATTAAAGGTCAATAATTGGCATATTAGTATATCCCATTCGTCAAAATTTTCGATATCATACGTTGTTGTGGAATCAATCTAA
- a CDS encoding nucleotide pyrophosphohydrolase, with amino-acid sequence MKKNNENYIQFFDDSFNAQEQFPRQFTLSFTEIENTDDKKNEVRVILDNKKQLGDIINDNSYTNDFYRYHDIFHYTFATLLGWSPCARAMMRKKRKSNDLYDRIEDGAKAIITEEAISMIIFNEAKRKNYFSGTAKVSRTTLRIIKEMTENFEVKIRTSKDWEYAIQKSYEIFRLLIKNKGGNVKFDALSRNITYISVN; translated from the coding sequence ATGAAAAAAAATAATGAAAATTATATTCAATTCTTCGATGATAGTTTTAATGCTCAAGAACAATTTCCTCGACAATTTACGCTATCGTTTACAGAAATAGAAAATACAGATGACAAAAAAAATGAAGTTAGAGTGATTTTAGACAATAAAAAGCAACTAGGAGATATTATTAATGATAATTCCTATACAAATGATTTTTATCGTTATCATGATATTTTTCATTATACTTTCGCAACACTCCTAGGATGGTCACCTTGTGCAAGAGCAATGATGAGAAAAAAAAGAAAAAGTAATGATCTTTATGATAGGATTGAAGATGGTGCTAAAGCAATTATTACAGAAGAAGCTATTTCTATGATAATATTCAATGAAGCAAAAAGAAAAAATTATTTTTCAGGTACAGCAAAGGTTTCAAGAACAACTTTAAGAATAATAAAAGAAATGACAGAGAATTTTGAAGTTAAAATTAGAACTTCTAAAGATTGGGAATATGCAATTCAAAAGTCTTATGAAATTTTCAGATTACTTATTAAAAATAAAGGAGGTAATGTGAAATTTGATGCACTAAGTAGAAACATAACTTACATTTCTGTAAATTAA